The DNA window CCGCGGGCCGGCGCAAAAGCTGAGGCGAAGACTTTGGTTCAGAGCACAAAGCGCCCTCTCCGGAGGGCGTTTTTTTTTGCAACCGGTGCCATCCGGTGCGAATTTCACTGCGGTGAGCGTTTTTGGCCGCGCGGGGTCGTTTTTCGCAGGGCGCGGCACCGGATCCGGAGTATTGAGGCCCCATGACCACCGCGCTCATCCTGCATTATGCTCCTGACAATGCTTCCCTGCCCGTGCGGCTGGTGCTGGAGGAACTTCAGCTGCCGTTTGAAACAAGGCTTGTGGATCGCGCCACAGAAGCTCAGCGGACCCCGGCCTATCTGGCGCTGAACCCGGCGGGGCTCATTCCCGCGCTGGAAACACCTGACGGGGTGATCTTTGAAACCGCAGCGATCCTGTTGTGGCTGGCCGACCGCAGTGGCCAACTGGCGCCGATGCCCGACGGGCAGGCACGCGGTAGCTTTCTGAAGTGGTTGTTGTTTGCCTCGAACACACTGCATGCAGAGCTGCGGCGGCTCTTTTATGCCGGTAACTACATCGGCGATGACCCGGATGATCAGGAACACCTGAGGCATCACGCCCGCCGTGCGGTGCTGTCGCATCTGCGTCTGCTGGAGGATGCCCGCAGGCCGGACACACCGCTGAGCGTGCTCGATTTTTATCTGGCGGCAATGCTGCGCTGGTGCGCGCTGTATCCGCGAGGCACGGATCACAGCTGGTTTGATCTGAAAAGCTTTCCGCAGCTGCACCGGATGGCGGCGGCGCTCGAACTGCGCGACAGTGCGAAAGCCGCGCAACAGGCCGAAGGTCTGGGCACCACTCCGTTCACCGCGCCGCACCCGCCGCAGCCACCCGAAGGGACAGCGATCTGAGCCATGTTTCTTTCCGTATTCGATATGTTCAAAGTGGGGATCGGCCCGTCTTCCTCACACACCATGGGGCCGATGGTCGCCGCTGCACGCTTTCTGGAGATGATGCGCGCGTCACCCTTTGAGTTTCACGGGCTGCGCGCCTCACTGCACGGCAGTCTCGCCTTTACCGGCGTGGGGCACGCAACCGACCGCGCCGTTATTCTGGGACTGGCGGGGTTTGTGCCCGACACATACGACCGCGCAGAAGCCGACAGGGTGCTGGCGGAAATTGAGAACACCGGCACCATCCGCCCCGACGGCCTGCCGGAGCTGCAGTTTGCGCCCGCAAGCGATCTGATTTTTGATTATGATACGCAGCTGACGGGCCATGCGAACGGGATGATCCTGATGGCGACGGATGCGCAGGGCGATGTGACCCTGCGCGAGACCTTCTATTCTGTCGGGGGCGGTTTTGTGCTGACCGAAGCGGAACTGGCCGCCGGCAAGGACACAGACGAGGGCGCACCGGTGCCTTTTCCGTTCAAATCCGCCACTGAAATGCTCCGGATGTCATCGGCCTCGGGCAAAAGCATCGCGGCAATGAAACGCGCCAATGAGGAAACCCGCGTTGGTGCCGACGGTTTGCGGCGCGGCACGAAACGGCTCTGGGAGGTGATGGACGACTGCATCGCACGTGGCCTGACCAGCGACGGCATCCTGCCCGGCGGGCTCAGCGTGCGACGCCGTGCGAGCGGTATTTATGACAAGCTGCAGAGCGAGCGCGGTATGAACCTGACCGCGCCTCACACGATCAACGACTGGATGTGCGTATATGCCATGGCCGTCAATGAGGAGAATGCCGCCGGCGGCCAGGTCGTGACAGCACCCACCAATGGTGCGGCCGGGGTACTGCCGGCGACGCTGAAGTACTACCTTGAGCATGTTCCGGGCGCTTCCGAGGCGCATGTCGAGGATTTTCTGCTCACAGCCGCAGCAATCGGCGGGCTGGTCAAATACAACGCCTCAATCTCCGGCGCCGAGGCCGGGTGCCAGGCCGAGGTCGGTTCGGCGGCGGCGATGGCGGCGGCAGGGCTCTGTGCGGTGCTGGGTGGCACGCCTGGCCAGGTGGAAAACGCCGCCGAGATCGCACTTGAGCATCACCTCGGCATGACCTGTGACCCGGTCAAAGGGCTGGTGCAGGTGCCCTGCATCGAGCGCAACGGTCTGGGTGCGATCAAGGCTGTTTCCGCCGCCTCTCTGGCCCTGCGCGGCGACGGCACCCATCTGGTGCCGCTGGATGCCTGTATCGAGACCATGCGGCAGACCGGGCTGGATATGTCCGAGAAGTACAAAGAGACTTCCCTGGGTGGGCTGGCCGTCAATATACCCAATTGCTGATGAT is part of the Roseobacter ponti genome and encodes:
- a CDS encoding glutathione S-transferase family protein; the encoded protein is MTTALILHYAPDNASLPVRLVLEELQLPFETRLVDRATEAQRTPAYLALNPAGLIPALETPDGVIFETAAILLWLADRSGQLAPMPDGQARGSFLKWLLFASNTLHAELRRLFYAGNYIGDDPDDQEHLRHHARRAVLSHLRLLEDARRPDTPLSVLDFYLAAMLRWCALYPRGTDHSWFDLKSFPQLHRMAAALELRDSAKAAQQAEGLGTTPFTAPHPPQPPEGTAI
- a CDS encoding L-serine ammonia-lyase, with the translated sequence MFLSVFDMFKVGIGPSSSHTMGPMVAAARFLEMMRASPFEFHGLRASLHGSLAFTGVGHATDRAVILGLAGFVPDTYDRAEADRVLAEIENTGTIRPDGLPELQFAPASDLIFDYDTQLTGHANGMILMATDAQGDVTLRETFYSVGGGFVLTEAELAAGKDTDEGAPVPFPFKSATEMLRMSSASGKSIAAMKRANEETRVGADGLRRGTKRLWEVMDDCIARGLTSDGILPGGLSVRRRASGIYDKLQSERGMNLTAPHTINDWMCVYAMAVNEENAAGGQVVTAPTNGAAGVLPATLKYYLEHVPGASEAHVEDFLLTAAAIGGLVKYNASISGAEAGCQAEVGSAAAMAAAGLCAVLGGTPGQVENAAEIALEHHLGMTCDPVKGLVQVPCIERNGLGAIKAVSAASLALRGDGTHLVPLDACIETMRQTGLDMSEKYKETSLGGLAVNIPNC